The Ammospiza nelsoni isolate bAmmNel1 chromosome 10, bAmmNel1.pri, whole genome shotgun sequence genome includes a region encoding these proteins:
- the MTERF4 gene encoding transcription termination factor 4, mitochondrial encodes MAGRLPLPLLLLRGPGRALGPGRALPAAPGPGSRRGCGELAALRAMGFSQEQARRLQALQPRLGPERREAAAAQLLLLGLSAEAALALLERSPALLRLPTERLRERAEELRRLGLDAGRLQRALSRCPQLFHVPRRRLEAAVRLLRERCLFTAEQLREVLGTCPAVLLEEPSTLHHQFQYAYFRMGVQQKEMVKARLFQMPFAELRNRHIFLERRGLYETPHKGQTQISNPKLKDILQLSEKDFLASLAYSTPEEFEVFKKLLAREEEEKEEEEDEDALYTEDDDDDDDDDLDSDESKTARE; translated from the exons ATGGCGGGgcggctgccgctgccgctgctgctgctgcgcgGCCCAGGGCGGGCTctggggccgggccgggcgctccccgccgcccccgggccgGGCTCTCGGCGCGGCTGCGGGGAGCTGGCGGCGCTGCGGGCCATGGGCTTCAGCCAGGAGCAGGCCCGGCGGCTCCAGGCGCTGCAGCCCCGGCTCGGCCCCGAGCgccgggaggcggcggcggcgcagctgctgctgctcgggcTGAGCGCCGAGGCCGCCCTGGCGCTGCTGGAGCGGAGCCCGGCGCTGCTGCGGCTGCCCACGGAGCGGCTCCGGGAGCGCGCCGAGGAGCTGCGGCGCCTGGGGCTGGACGCAG GCCGCCTGCAGCGCGCCCTGAGCCGCTGCCCGCAGCTGTTCCACGTGCCCCGGAGGAGGCTGGAGGCGGCCGTGCGGCTGCTGCGGGAGCGGTGCCTTTTCACGGCCGAGCAGCTGCGGGAGGTGCTGGGGACCTGCCCCGCCGTCCTGCTGGAGGAGCCGAGCACCCTCCATCACCAGTTCCAG TACGCCTACTTCAGAATGGGGGTCCAGCAGAAGGAGATGGTGAAGGCTCGGCTCTTCCAAATGCCCTTTGCCGAGCTCCGGAATCGCCACATCTTCCTGGAGCGCCGGGGGCTCTATGAGACCCCACACAAAGGACAGACCCAAATTAGTAACCCAAAACTGAAGGACATCCTGCAGCTCTCGGAGAAAGACTTCCTGGCCAGCCTGGCCTACTCTACCCCAGAGGAGTTTGAGGTCTTCAAGAAGCTGCTGGCtcgagaggaggaggagaaggaggaagaggaggatgaggatgcaCTGTACAcagaggatgatgatgatgatgatgatgatgatttgGACAGTGATGAAAGTAAAACAGCCCGGGAGTGA
- the SNED1 gene encoding sushi, nidogen and EGF-like domain-containing protein 1: MQVLAGWAVLVALGWCLRAAAEVPLGDFYPFGPAQGDAATRKQDDGGSELRPLSIPFPFFGAGHTGLYVNNNGIISFLKEVSQFTPVAFPISKDRRVVAAFWADVDNRRAGEIYYRESTEQPILDRASRDIAQYFPEFPEFSAQWVFIATWYRVTFFGGNSFSPVNTFQIVLITDGKLSFTIFNYESITWTTGMHASSGGDFAGLGGIAAQAGFNAGDGKRYFNIPGSRTDDIADVEMTTNVGIPGRWVFRIDDAQVQVGGCSNTTSVCLTLRPCLNGGKCIEDCITGNPSYTCSCLAGFTGKRCHVDVDECLSQPCQNGATCLNGAGRFTCRCPPGFRGNNCETEESPCENRVCQNGGSCQVVNRTAECLCQSGYTGEDCQTEVNECESSPCLNGGHCMDLVDNYTCVCLEPFVGQRCETDSSSCEDRSCQNRQTCNYIRPGRYICTCSPGYYGNNCQYGGPRVPGACLSQPCQNAGSCLETERGYVCECQEGYTGQDCRDQLSEGCECRNGGSCLEGNVTVCQCLPGFFGLLCEFEVTTTPCNMNTQCPDGGYCMEYGGSYLCVCHTSYGTNHTMPSPCDSEPCLNGGSCNVHDDSYSCECPQGFLGMHCEKAKPRLCSTGPCRNGGTCREADGEYHCSCPYRFTGKHCEIGKPDPCASGPCQNGGTCFHYIGKYKCDCPPGYTGRHCEIVPSPCFPSPCENGATCEELGRGYACTCSLGYVGKHCQFEVDCGIPSEVKHAQASFNSTKVGSLAEYQCELGYILSQHNHPRVCRVPGVWSDPPECDEIDECQSQPCLNGGQCKDRVSAFLCLCEPGYTGHHCELDVDECQSEPCKNSGTCQDLPGSFACSCPEGFLGTQCETEVDACESDPCQNGGDCESYGGSYLCVCPEGFFGYHCETASDPCFSSPCGSRGYCLPSNGTHSCTCKVSYTGKNCEKELLPPTSLKVERVEDTGVLISWHPPEDAAARQLIDGYAVTYVSLDGSYRRTDFVDRSRSAHQLRALTSGRAYNISVFSVKRNVNNKNDISRPVMLTTRTRPRPVEGFEISNVTASAITVHWALHRLQHSTVSRVRVSIRHTGDLAARTVELNSSVAKYTFLDLQPGERYIIHVTTLSGLGVEDHPSESLATAPFHVWTRPLPPQNLTASHVTATSVSMAWQQPPAGTTEGYIINVTTAQSVKSRYVPNGKLVSYTVRDLLPGQRYHLSLTAVQNTEQGQLHSEPIHLHVSTLQRDGAPERRWSQAGHPRVLRNRLPPAFLPELRLLADHDTAEEPSPAPRFTELVDGRGRISARFGPALGRSITVKTQPEAPVKLENTEVSSWDSLALQLREAKSKREGQNCSQNPCRNGGTCTRDGESYHCACRPGFKGRLCQLACKKVPHSCTRLYSETRAFPVWEGGTCHYLSRRVYKVHQDICYKESCESTTAKRTSSRKPSNSHTLKKP, from the exons ATGCAGGTCCTGGCAGGCTGGGCCGTGCTGGTGGCGCTGGGCTGGTGCCTGAGGGCCGCTGCGGAGGTGCCGCTCGGCGACTTCTACCCCTTCGGACCGGCCCAGGGCGACGCCGCCACGCGGAAGCAGGACGATGGTGGCTCCGAGCTCCGgcccctctccatccccttccccttcttcgGTGCGGGGCACACTGGCCTCTAT GTAAACAACAACGGGATCATCTCGTTCCTGAAGGAGGTGTCCCAGTTCACACCAGTGGCCTTCCCCATCTCCAAGGACCGGCGTGTGGTTGCTGCTTTCTGGGCAGATGTGGATAATCGGCGGGCAGGTGAAATATATTACCGAGAGAGCACCGAGCAGCCCATCTTggacagagccagcagggacaTTGCCCAGTATTTCCCTGAGTTCCCAGAGTTTTCTGCACAGTGGGTCTTCATTGCAACCTGGTACCGAGTCACCTTCTTCGGGGGCAACTCATTTTCACCA gtaAACACTTTCCAGATTGTGCTCATCACGGATGGCAAGctttccttcaccatctttAACTATGAGTCCATCACCTGGACCACGGGTATGCACGCCAGCAGTGGGGGGGACTTTGCTGGGCTCGGTGGCATCGCAGCACAG GCAGGTTTTAACGCCGGTGATGGAAAGCGCTACTTCAACATCCCCGGATCCCGCACCGATGACATCGCTGACGTGGAGATGACGACAAATGTGGGTATCCCCGGGCGCTGGGTGTTCAGAATCGATGATGCCCAGGTGCAAGTGGGGGGCTGCAGCAATACAA CCTCTGTGTGCCTGACACTGCGGCCCTGCCTGAATGGGGGGAAGTGTATCGAGGACTGCATCACGGGGAACCCCTCCTacacctgctcctgcctggccgGTTTTACTGGGAAGAGGTGCCATGTTG ATGTGGATGAgtgcctctcccagccatgTCAGAATGGAGCCACCTGCCTCAACGGTGCTGGCAGGTTCACCTGCAGGTGCCCGCCAGGCTTCAGAGGCAACAACTGTGAGACTG AAGAATCACCATGTGAGAACAGGGTGTGCCAGAATGGTGGGAGTTGCCAGGTGGTGAACAGGACAGCAGAATGCTTGTGCCAATCAGGGTACACAGGGGAGGACTGCCAAACAG AGGTGAACGAGTGTGAGTCCAGCCCGTGCCTGAACGGCGGGCACTGCATGGACCTGGTCGATAACTAcacctgtgtgtgcctggagcccttCGTGGGACAGCGCTGCGAGACAG ATTCCTCTTCCTGCGAGGACCGGAGTTGCCAGAACCGGCAGACGTGCAACTACATCCGCCCTGGCCGCTACATCTGCACCTGCTCCCCGGGTTATTATGGCAACAACTGCCAGTACG GTGGGCCCCGTGTGCCCGGCgcctgcctctcccagccgTGCCAGAACGCAGGCAGCTGCCTGGAGACTGAGAGGGGCTATGTCTGTGAGTGCCAGGAGGGCTACACTGGACAGGACTGCCGAGACC AGCTCTCTGAGGGCTGTGAGTGTCGTAATGGGGGCAGTTGTCTGGAGGGGAATGTCACCGTCTGCCAGTGCCTTCCTGGGTTTTTTGGTCTGCTCTGTGAATTCG aAGTCACCACGACACCGTGCAACATGAACACACAGTGCCCGGACGGCGGGTACTGCATGGAGTATGGCGGGAGCTACCTCTGTGTCTGCCACACCAGCTATGGCACCAACCACA CAATGCCGTCCCCCTGCGACTCAGAGCCCTGCCTGAATGGGGGCTCCTGCAATGTTCACGATGACTCGTACAGCTGCGAGTGTCCTCAAGGCTTCCTGGGCATGCACTGCGAGAAAG CCAAGCCTCGGCTCTGCAGCACGGGGCCCTGCCGCAACGGGGGCACCTGCAGGGAGGCGGACGGCGAGTACCACTGCTCCTGCCCCTACCGCTTCACCGGCAAGCACTGCGAGATCG GTAAGCCGGACCCCTGTGCCTCGGGGCCCTGCCAGAACGGAGGCACGTGTTTCCACTACATCGGCAAGTACAAGTGTGACTGTCCCCCAGGCTACACCGGCCGGCACTGCGAGATTG TGCCCTCCCCTTGCTTTCCTAGCCCCTGTGAGAATGGGGCTACCTGCGAGGAGCTCGGCAGGGGCTATGCTTGCACCTGCTCCCTGGGCTATGTAGGGAAGCACTGCCAGTTTG AGGTTGACTGTGGCATCCCCAGTGAGGTGAAGCATGCCCAGGCTTCTTTCAACTCCACCAAGGTGGGCTCACTGGCTGAGTACCAGTGTGAGCTGGGCTACATCCTCAGCCAGCACAACCATCCCCGTGTGTGCCGTGTGCCGGGCGTCTGGAGCGACCCCCCTGAGTGCGATG AGATCGATGAGTGCCAGTCGCAGCCGTGCCTGAATGGTGGCCAGTGCAAGGATCGTGTCTCTGCCTTCCTGTGCTTGTGTGAGCCAGGTTACACAGGCCACCATTGTGAGCTGG ATGTTGACGAGTGCCAGTCGGAACCCTGCAAGAACAGCGGGACCTGCCAAGACCTCCCTGGGTCATTTGCTTGCTCCTGTCCTGAGGGCTTCCTGGGCACCCAGTGTGAGACAG AAGTGGATGCCTGTGAGTCAGACCCTTGCCAAAATGGAGGGGATTGTGAGAGCTACGGGGGCTCCTacctctgtgtgtgcccagagGGTTTCTTCGGCTACCACTGTGAGACAG CCAGTGACCCGTGCTTCTCCAGCCCCTGTGGGAGCAGAGGCTACTGCCTGCCCAGCAATGGCACCCACAGCTGCACCTGCAAAGTCAGCTACACAGGCAAGAACTGCGAAAAAG AATTGCTGCCACCAACCTCATTAAAGGTGGAAAGGGTGGAGGACACTGGTGTGTTGATTTCTTGGCACCCACCTGAGGACGCAGCTGCCAGGCAACTCATTGACGGCTACGCCGTGACGTACGTATCCCTCGACGGCTCTTACCGCAGGACAGATTTTGTGGACCGAAGTCGTTCTGCCCACCAATTGCGGGCACTAACCTCCGGCAGAGCCTAcaatatttctgtcttttcagtCAAACGCAACGTGAACAACAAGAATGATATCAGCAGGCCCGTCATGCTCACCACGCGCACTA GGCCGCGCCCGGTGGAAGGCTTTGAGATCAGCAATGTGACTGCCAGCGCCATCACGGTGCACTGGGCTCTGCACCGCCTGCAGCACTCCACTGTCAGCAGGGTCAGGGTCTCCATCCGCCACACGGGGGACCTGGCAGCCCGCACCGTGGAGCTCAACAGCAGCGTGGCCAAGTACACCTtcct GGAcctgcagccaggagagaggTATATCATCCATGTCACAACGCTGAGCGGCCTGGGAGTGGAAGACCACCCCTCAGAGAGCCTGGCCACAGCCCCTTTTCATGTGTGGACAA ggcctCTCCCCCCACAGAACCTCACTGCCTCCCACGTCACCGCCACCTCTGTGTCCATGGCGTGGCAGCAGCCGCCTGCTGGCACCACGGAGGGGTACATCATCAATGTCACCACGGCCCAGAGCGTCAAGAGCCGCTACGTGCCCAACGGGAAGCTGGTGTCCTACACGGTGCGGGACCTGCTGCCGGGGCAGCGCTACCACCTGTCCCTGACAGCCGTGCAGAACACGGAGCAGGGCCAGCTGCACAGCGAGCCCATCCACCTCCACGTCAGCACCT TGCAGAGGGATGGGGCTCCAGAGAGGCGGTGGAGCCAAGCCGGGCACCCGCGGGTCCTGCGGAACAGGCTGCCCCCAGCCTTCCTGCCGGAGCTCCGCCTGCTGGCAGATCACGACACGGCTGAGGAGCCCTCGCCTGCCCCCAG GTTCACAGAGCTGGTGGATGGCAGAGGGAGGATCAGTGCCAGGTTTGGCCCTGCGCTGGGAAGATCCATCACTGTGAAAACAC AGCCAGAGGCTCCAGTGAAGCTGGAGAAcacagaggtgtccagctgggACAgtctggcactgcagctgcgTGAGGCAAAGAGCAAGA GAGAGGGGCAGAACTGCTCCCAGAATCCCTGCAGGAATGGAGGCACCTGCACCAGAGATGGGGAGTCCTACCACTGTGCCTGCCGCCCGGGCTTCAAGGGcaggctctgccagctgg CCTGCAAGAAGGTGCCCCACTCGTGCACGCGGCTGTACTCGGAAACCAGGGCATTCCCCGTGTGGGAAGGAGGCACCTGCCACTACCT GTCCAGGAGAGTCTACAAGGTACACCAGGATATCTGCTACAAGGAGAGCTGTGAGAGCACCACTGCCAAGAGGACAAGCAGCAG AAAGCCAAGCAACAGTCACACACTGAAGAAGCCCTAG